In Candidatus Rokuibacteriota bacterium, the sequence CTCAACGGGCCGTTGTGGCGCGGCTCCAACGAGCGCTGGCGATCGGAGGCTGGCTGGTGGTGAGCCCGGCCGAAGCCTCCGCCGAGCTCTTTCGCCCCTTGCTGCCTGTCAATTTCCCCGGCGCCATCCTGTACCGGAAAGAGCCGGTGTCCGCGGTGGCTCCGCCGACGACCTGGCACCCCGAGGCGGTCTGGCCGACACTTCCCGCTCCCGCGCCCCTTGTGGACACGCTGAGCGGCTTGATCGCGCCTGAGGCGCCGGTCACGCCGCTGTCCGAAGAGCGGGCCGAACCCCTGCCTGACACGCCGAGCGATCTCCAGCGCGCCCGGGCTCTGGCTGATCTGGGCAGTCTCGAGCGGGCGCGGGAGCTGTGCGAGATCGCGCTGGAGCGGGACCGGCTCGACTCCGAGGCCCACCTCCTGCTGGCTGCGATCTGTCAGGAGCAGGGCGAGATGGCTGCGGCCCTGGAAGCCCTCCGCCGGACCATCTACCTGGCTCCTGACTGCGCTTCTGCCCACTTCCTCCTGGGGAGCCTTCTCCTGAGGCAGGGGAAGCTGAGGCAGGGGCAACGCTCGATGGAGACCGTGCTGAACCTTTTGAGCTCAGTCCCGCGCGATGAGGCGGTGGCCGGAAGCGACGGCCTGACGGCGGGCCGGCTTCTCGAAACGGCGCGCGCGTATCTGGAACTACGGGGATGAAAGAGGCGCGGCAGGGGATTGCCTGGCAGCAGGCTTACGACCGGCTGGAGCGAGCCCGCGGGGCCATCGAGACTGGCGCGGCGCCTGGTTCCGAAGACGTCAGGCGGATCCTGAGGGAGCAGGCCCAGGCGTTACAGGCTGAGCACCAACCTGAGGGCTCTCTCTACCTCCCCCATGCGGGCCGGTGGCATCGTCCCGGCGAGGTTCGGGCGGTGGGTTTTCGGGTCATAGAAACGGGCCGGATCCAGGGAGCGAATCTGAAAGCAGAGGAATACGGTGTCCAACGGGAGGCCAGTTTCCTTTGCTGTCACGCGGACGTTCGTGGGATAGTCACGCGGCACATTCTTCGCCTCCGTGCCCACGACCACCGTCACGACCAGGGGCTGGCGATTTATGGCGTCCGCCGAGACCACCAGTACCGGTCGACGCCCGGCCTGTTCCCGGCCGTGGGTCGGACCGAGGTTGACGAAGTAGATCTGGCCGCGGCTAAGCATCCTTCAGCCCGTCGGTTTCGGCTACGACAAAGTCGCGCGAGATGGCGGCGCATTCAGCCCGGATCGCTGGATCGGTGGCCATGCGAGCCATTGCGTCCTCAAAGGCCCGGGCCTTCTGCTGAGCGGCAAACTGTTGCAGAGCGACGGTGACGAGGCGATTGAGGTTCTGGCGGAGTTCCGGAGGGGCCAATGCACTCACGTCCTCGACGAGCTGACGGGATAAAGCCACACTCCGACGGACCGTTCTGCTGGTGGGCTTTCTTTTGGTTCTCATGTCACACCTCCTATCACACACTGTTTAATCCAAGTCAGGCTTCTGGTCAACACCGGTTTTGCTGGCTTGGGATTGGAAGCGGAGCAGGCGTCAGGCGGACCGAATGCGGAAGCCTCTCAGCTCATGGCTGAATGGCTGCTTGCTGAGGACTGAAGGCCGATGGCTAACGGCTTAAATTGGCAAGCGGCCTACGCCCTGCTGGAGCGGGCCCGCCGGGCCATCGAGACGGGAGCGGAACGTCCTCCCGAAGACGTCAAGCGGATCCTGAGGGAGAGGGCTCAGGCGCTGGCAAAGCCCCTGGAGGAGGCCCCGACCCCGACCGAGGTGCTTGAGCTTCTGGTCTTCTCCCTCTCGGGAGAACGCTACGGCATCGAGACCGCGCATGTCCTGGAGGTAGTCACGCTCCGGGAGCTGACGCCGGTGCCGTGTACGCCGTCGTTCGTCCTCGGCGTGGTGAACCATCGGGGTCGGATCCTGTCCGTGCTCGACCTCCGAAGGTTGTTTGATCTCGCGGGCCAAGGGGTGACCGAAGGGAGCCGGGTGGTGGCGGTGGAGGCCGGAGGCATGAGGTTCGGGATCTTCGCCGACGCTGTGGCGGGCACGATGCGCGTCGGGGTGCACGAGGTGGCGCCTCCTCCCGTGACCCTCACCGGCGACCG encodes:
- a CDS encoding type II toxin-antitoxin system PemK/MazF family toxin → MLSRGQIYFVNLGPTHGREQAGRRPVLVVSADAINRQPLVVTVVVGTEAKNVPRDYPTNVRVTAKETGLPLDTVFLCFQIRSLDPARFYDPKTHRPNLAGTMPPARMGEVERALRLVLSL
- a CDS encoding tetratricopeptide repeat protein; translation: MRLADEVRYQARALIASRLGLDFPESRKADLERGFIRACRSSVVSAPERYLAWLATLSDESPEWKRLASHLTVGETYFFRDRALFEALEQVLPPLVDARRSAGIRRLRLWSAGCATGEEPYSLAMLLDRLLPDSSDWALTVLATDINPDALEAARRGLYREWSFRETPQWIRDRYFHRRGPETFEVDPRIRRVVTFAPLNLAEDGYPTVVTNTSAMDLILCRNVLMYFTRDAQRAVVARLQRALAIGGWLVVSPAEASAELFRPLLPVNFPGAILYRKEPVSAVAPPTTWHPEAVWPTLPAPAPLVDTLSGLIAPEAPVTPLSEERAEPLPDTPSDLQRARALADLGSLERARELCEIALERDRLDSEAHLLLAAICQEQGEMAAALEALRRTIYLAPDCASAHFLLGSLLLRQGKLRQGQRSMETVLNLLSSVPRDEAVAGSDGLTAGRLLETARAYLELRG
- a CDS encoding purine-binding chemotaxis protein CheW — encoded protein: MANGLNWQAAYALLERARRAIETGAERPPEDVKRILRERAQALAKPLEEAPTPTEVLELLVFSLSGERYGIETAHVLEVVTLRELTPVPCTPSFVLGVVNHRGRILSVLDLRRLFDLAGQGVTEGSRVVAVEAGGMRFGIFADAVAGTMRVGVHEVAPPPVTLTGDRQAFVQGVTGEMVAVLDLEALAHDPRITVNEEVG